Within the Salvia hispanica cultivar TCC Black 2014 chromosome 4, UniMelb_Shisp_WGS_1.0, whole genome shotgun sequence genome, the region GTGAGCTGGCCTTTGTTTGTTGAGTAGTTTTGTCATTTAGTGATTAAGAATTTGTTCATATTTCTAGATTCTTCTTATCATTGCTATATATAGCTACTGTGGATGTATGTTGACTGATGTGGAGAAACAGGGAATATTTCCAAATCCCTTTTTCATGTTACTTTACTCAATTCTTAATACTTCATATATTTcgtctctaaaaatttgtcacttatttatattttcatccgttctaaaaatttgtcacctttcatttttactatttttggtagtagcgactcacattccattaactattttcactcacattttattataaaactaatataaagtAGGATCCgcataaaactaatataaagtAGGATCCGCAtgtcactaatttttttaactcactttctttAAACTCGTTCCTGAGTTAAAAGGCAAAGctcagaaaataaaacaaatacaaaCGTTGACCGCCTAATTAGGAAAATATAGTGTACTAGTACAATACAATATATAGCATCAAATGTTTCaccaacaaattttattattgaatagAGAATAGGAATCATCCAAACATAACTGCGACGGGGCTTCTAACAGAACGCTTGCCCGAGCTCCATTTAATCTCTCcttgaactatttttttatctgcTCCACCACCACCCGACCGGCTAAACCTCACACTATACGCCAATTTCTGACCCGCCTTCTCGAACCGAAGAGCAGCCGGTTCGACCTTCACATCCACACCGGCCGGAGCAGCCACGCTCACTTTGTACTCAGAGTTCGCTTCACCAACGTTGGTCACAGTTCTTGTATAATTCTGCGGCGTCGATCCAAGCGTGATCGAGAACGACGGGTAGTTCAGCTGCGCCTCACGGATGCTCGTCTCCTTCTTGCAGTCCACTCTGCGATGCACCACGGTGCCCACTTGCGCGTTGCTTAGATTCAAGCCGCACAAGTAGGGGATGTAGTCCTCTGCCTTGAGGTCGTAGATGAGGCCGGGATCATTCGCTTTGGTGGGGTTGACATGCCCTGCCCCCGTGGCAAACACGTCCGCGGGGAGAAGCCCCTGGTCGTTGATTGGCTTCCCCTCGCGGTTCACCTGGTCCGCGGTGGTCATGATGGCAGACTTTATGGCCGCCGGAGACCAGTCTGGGTGCGCGCTCTTCAGGAGCGCCACCACCCCACTAAGATGCGGGCACGACATTGAGGTCCCCGAAATCATGTTGAAGCCGGACGTAGCGTTGTCGACGGAGGTGTACCAGGCCGCGAGGATGTTGTTCCCGGGCCCGGTGATGTCGGGTTTCAGGATTCCCGGGCTTGAAATGCTGGGCCCTCTTGATGAGAAATATGTCACCACTGGGGCTTCGATTGTACGGTCGCTTATTTGGGTTCCTTTGTGTATGATTTTGGCTTTCGGGGTTTTGGTGGATTTTAGATATGTTTTCAATTTGGTTGCGTCTGAGTAGCTAATGTGTGATGTGGGTAGAACATGCGCTTCTGCGGAAGTTGTGTTGCCTTGTGTTATTGAATTTACGAGTATCATGCCGGCGCCGCCGGCCTTCTTCACCGCCGCCCCTTTACTGGTTCTTGTAAAAATCCCTAATTCACACACAACTATCTTACCTTTCACGTTGAGAGTCGACAATTGA harbors:
- the LOC125220309 gene encoding subtilisin-like protease; the encoded protein is MAFGWFVALICLVYFNQLINANQNTLQTYIVHVESLQLDDLDSFFTTDVAPRVLHRYHNVLTGFAAKLSAEDLEALRGVKGFISARPERVYELHTTHSPNFLGLNQNVGFWNHSNYGKGVIIGLLDTGITPGHPSFNDKGVLPPPAKWKGKCEFGPKGGCNNKLIGARSLSSDAPTDEQGHGTHTSGTAGGNFVPGAAIFGNANGTAAGIAPLAHVAMYKVCSLAGCAESDIMAGIEAAIEDGVDVLSLSLGGGSNLFYSDSIALGAFRAMEKGISVVCSAGNSGPDPRTLSNEAPWILTVGAASMDRKLTATVVLGNGEELNGESAHGFAPTTEHEIVYAEPALCEDGQLSTLNVKGKIVVCELGIFTRTSKGAAVKKAGGAGMILVNSITQGNTTSAEAHVLPTSHISYSDATKLKTYLKSTKTPKAKIIHKGTQISDRTIEAPVVTYFSSRGPSISSPGILKPDITGPGNNILAAWYTSVDNATSGFNMISGTSMSCPHLSGVVALLKSAHPDWSPAAIKSAIMTTADQVNREGKPINDQGLLPADVFATGAGHVNPTKANDPGLIYDLKAEDYIPYLCGLNLSNAQVGTVVHRRVDCKKETSIREAQLNYPSFSITLGSTPQNYTRTVTNVGEANSEYKVSVAAPAGVDVKVEPAALRFEKAGQKLAYSVRFSRSGGGGADKKIVQGEIKWSSGKRSVRSPVAVMFG